The Chitinophaga pinensis DSM 2588 region GAAATGACGATAAGATATTTCACCCGACCATTGTCCCCGGTTGAACAATTGCGCATTTACCTCTTTTTTCAGTCGTTCCTGTTCTTCCGGCATCAGGTAGTTGCTGTTATGGATCTTTGCCTCCTGTAAACTATCCAGTCCGACAAGTTTCAGACCGGCAGCATTGACATAAGAGACGTGTCCGTTTTCATCGGACAGACTCACAAAATCACGGCTATTTTCCAATAAGGCAAGTAATTTCTGTTGCTCCTTCTTGGCTTCCAGTTCCGGACGAAGGTCACGCAAAGAAGCCCCGTGGCCAATAATACTATTGTTTCTCGGGTCTCTGATAACGGTATAATCCGCGTGAAAGGGAATCGTTTCTTTGGTGAGATAATGCTTCAGATAAATAGTACCGGTCCATTTTCTGCCATTTTTCAATCCTGGGAGTACATCATTGCAGAAAGACTGATAATTTTCAACATTATACAGCTCTTTTTCTTCCAGTTGTGCAATGTCCAGGTCCATGGGAATGCCCAGCAATTTCCTGCCGGACGCATTCATATAAAACAGGCCGCCATCCATGTCAGAAGCGGCCATACAATCAGAACTACTTTCTACCAGGGAAAACAACATCGCCTGTCTTTCCCTGCTTTTACGCTGTTTTGTGATGTCCTGAGCGGTACCGGCAAAACGATACGCAACACCATTTTCGTTGAAATAAGCCTGTCCGATACACCGCAACCAGCGTAATTTATGATCTGCAGCGCCGATCGTACGGAATTCCGTATCGTACCGGCCTCCGTGTTCGTCAGAAAGGGCGCGGTTGACAGCATTCTGCACCAGCTCTTTATCCTCCGGATGAATATAGGCCATTACGTTATCAAACGATGTCACATTACCATCCGGAAATCCGTACAGTTCTCTGCAACGATCATCCCAAATCACATGCTTATTGATAGGATCCATGTCCCAGGTACCGAGCCCGGCAGACTGTAACGCAAAGCGCATCCACTCCTGATATTCACCCTGGTACGTAACCGGATCTACTTCCTTATCTCTTTGTTCCATTGCAGTATAAACAGACGAATTTAATTTGCTAATCCTGTAAAGGAACAATAATCGGCAATATCTGCCAATACTACGTAAATGTCAGGGGATATTTTATTTAAACTTTTCTGGGTTCCAGCTCAAAGATCTCTGCCAGCAGCTCATATGACCGGAAACGATCTTCCGCATGTTCTGCCATGGTAGCCGCCACAATCTCATCCACATTGTAATCTGCTGCCAGTTTTAACATACGTTCTTTCACCTGTTCCGGCGTACCCGCTATCATACGGCCTCTGTTAGCCATGACACGCTGCCATTCCATATCACTGTATTCATAGTCTCTCACTTCTTCATAAGATGGAAACTCGTCGAACCTACCTTTTTCAAAACTCAGTAAACGATAATCCATCATCGCCTGTAATTCATCTGCCTTTTCCTGGGTATCTGCACAGAAAACAAAGATGCCTACACTGGCGGCCGGTTCCTGTAAAAACTGGGAGGCTTTAAATCTTTCCCGATAATTCCTGACTGCCTGTGGTCCACCTACGGGATAAATAAAGTGTGCAAAAGACAATGCCCAACCCTGCCGTGCAGCCAGTAAACCACTTTCTCCGCTGGATGTCAGCATCCACAGTTCCGGAGCTGTTTCAATATGAGGAATAGCCATTACTTTCTCGTGAACCGTACCTGCTTCCCTGGAATCGGATAAATATCCTTCAAGGTCGTTAATCTGCTGTACGAAGTCCCTTGGTTCGAAAGTGTTGGAAGGATTCAGTACATGTGCTGTCAGACGGTCTCCTCCTGGTGCCCGACCGATCCCCAAATCGATACGTCCCGGATATAAGGCCTCCAGCAGACGGAAATTCTCCGCCACTTTAAGGGTACTATGATTCGGCAGCATCACCCCTCCTGACCCCAGGCGGATATGTTTGGTAGCTGCCGCCAGTCTGGCAATTAATATTTCAGGTGATGCACCTGCGAGAGAACGCGTATTATGATGTTCTGAAAGCCAGTAACGGGTAAAACCCAGACGGTCTGCCATCTGGGCTAACTGAATGCTTTCCTGTAATGCTTCCACTGCATTGCTGCCCCTTCTGATGGGCGATTGATCCAATACACTGATTCTTAATTTGCTGTCGGCCATGAATTCG contains the following coding sequences:
- a CDS encoding PAS domain-containing protein — protein: MEQRDKEVDPVTYQGEYQEWMRFALQSAGLGTWDMDPINKHVIWDDRCRELYGFPDGNVTSFDNVMAYIHPEDKELVQNAVNRALSDEHGGRYDTEFRTIGAADHKLRWLRCIGQAYFNENGVAYRFAGTAQDITKQRKSRERQAMLFSLVESSSDCMAASDMDGGLFYMNASGRKLLGIPMDLDIAQLEEKELYNVENYQSFCNDVLPGLKNGRKWTGTIYLKHYLTKETIPFHADYTVIRDPRNNSIIGHGASLRDLRPELEAKKEQQKLLALLENSRDFVSLSDENGHVSYVNAAGLKLVGLDSLQEAKIHNSNYLMPEEQERLKKEVNAQLFNRGQWSGEISYRHFKTGEIIPVQATTMLVYDPVTGVSQGRASIARDLREEKALRQQMIDNEQELERLVELRTDELKKANIDLNIVNQNLEQFAYVASHDLQEPLRKINMFSALLQDKYANELNETGVRNLGIIRNAATRMTTLIQDLLAFSRVSRQDHLFEKVDLRQILEQVVADVDVTIQQKGARVEYDGLCTVNAIPLHMTQLFQNLLSNALKFSKVDEPPVITVSSRMMDPQEVAAHPQLQNSTTYCEIRVKDNGIGFAPTYARKIFVIFQRLHGRGEYEGSGIGLALCQKIVIAHHGIIYAESAEKEGATFTVILPAYT
- a CDS encoding LLM class flavin-dependent oxidoreductase encodes the protein MADSKLRISVLDQSPIRRGSNAVEALQESIQLAQMADRLGFTRYWLSEHHNTRSLAGASPEILIARLAAATKHIRLGSGGVMLPNHSTLKVAENFRLLEALYPGRIDLGIGRAPGGDRLTAHVLNPSNTFEPRDFVQQINDLEGYLSDSREAGTVHEKVMAIPHIETAPELWMLTSSGESGLLAARQGWALSFAHFIYPVGGPQAVRNYRERFKASQFLQEPAASVGIFVFCADTQEKADELQAMMDYRLLSFEKGRFDEFPSYEEVRDYEYSDMEWQRVMANRGRMIAGTPEQVKERMLKLAADYNVDEIVAATMAEHAEDRFRSYELLAEIFELEPRKV